In a genomic window of Aggregatimonas sangjinii:
- a CDS encoding S10 family peptidase produces MKTNMLVLILLSANFMQFAQKEKAKEETKSIPEQKTFETSHQGLFGGKTINYKATAKETYLTNTEGDSIATFWSVAYTKTPMGDVGKRPVTFVFNGGPGSASMWLHMGFFGPKVVKVDSDAKQDDGAAPYNLVNNENGLLDLTDLVFIDPVGTGYSRVVGKGKDSDFYGLKEDVDSFAQFIRKWVTENERWFSPKYLAGESYGTTRAAYLGKALEGSGQNMALNGMILISQALDYAGSTSVHHNMTSYLTYLPSMAATAWYHKKAGQGKTLEHFVEECRKFTYDTYAPALYKGNLLSASEKETIAEKLRYFTGLDKKYILHSNLRVLMGRFQKKLLEDQGLAIGRLDGRFMGDEADKVSENPHLGDAASYQISSAYTAALNHYFASELKVKMDRPYITSGGGSGWRWRTVPDGQYWEPMPVNTAPHLGETMRRNPAMKVMVASGYYDLITPFFDAEFTFARNDIVTERVKMTYYEAGHMMYTHQPDFVKLSKDIRAFLTNN; encoded by the coding sequence ATGAAAACGAATATGCTAGTATTGATTTTACTTTCGGCAAACTTTATGCAATTTGCCCAAAAAGAAAAAGCAAAGGAAGAAACCAAATCCATTCCGGAACAAAAAACGTTTGAAACAAGCCATCAAGGCCTATTCGGTGGCAAAACCATAAATTACAAGGCAACCGCAAAGGAAACCTACCTTACCAATACAGAAGGGGATTCCATTGCCACGTTTTGGTCCGTTGCCTATACCAAGACCCCAATGGGAGACGTGGGCAAAAGGCCGGTAACCTTTGTGTTCAACGGCGGGCCGGGTTCGGCATCAATGTGGTTGCATATGGGCTTTTTCGGTCCGAAAGTGGTGAAAGTAGATTCCGATGCGAAACAGGATGATGGTGCCGCACCCTACAATCTGGTCAACAATGAAAATGGCCTGCTCGACCTGACGGATTTGGTTTTTATAGACCCCGTGGGTACAGGCTATAGCCGTGTAGTTGGCAAAGGAAAGGATTCGGATTTTTACGGTCTTAAAGAAGATGTTGATTCGTTTGCCCAATTCATACGCAAATGGGTAACCGAAAACGAACGTTGGTTTTCCCCAAAATATCTAGCAGGCGAGAGCTATGGCACGACCCGTGCGGCCTACTTGGGAAAGGCCTTGGAAGGTTCTGGTCAGAATATGGCCCTGAATGGAATGATCTTGATTTCTCAGGCCTTGGACTATGCCGGTTCTACATCCGTACATCATAACATGACCTCGTACCTCACCTATCTCCCCAGTATGGCCGCCACGGCATGGTACCATAAAAAAGCCGGACAAGGGAAAACGCTCGAGCACTTCGTTGAAGAATGTAGAAAGTTTACCTACGATACCTATGCGCCCGCATTGTACAAAGGAAATCTTTTAAGCGCTTCGGAAAAAGAGACGATTGCCGAAAAGTTGCGCTATTTTACCGGGCTGGACAAAAAGTATATTCTACACTCCAATCTTCGTGTGTTAATGGGCCGTTTTCAAAAGAAATTGTTGGAAGACCAAGGTCTGGCCATTGGGCGTTTGGATGGTCGCTTTATGGGTGATGAGGCCGATAAAGTCTCTGAAAACCCTCATTTGGGTGATGCGGCTAGCTATCAAATCAGTTCGGCATACACCGCTGCCTTGAACCATTATTTTGCTTCGGAGTTGAAAGTAAAAATGGACAGGCCCTACATTACTTCTGGAGGCGGAAGCGGTTGGCGTTGGCGCACAGTTCCAGACGGACAATATTGGGAACCTATGCCGGTAAATACCGCGCCCCACCTTGGTGAGACCATGCGCCGAAACCCTGCGATGAAAGTGATGGTCGCCAGTGGGTACTATGACCTGATTACGCCCTTCTTCGATGCGGAATTTACTTTTGCCCGCAACGATATCGTTACCGAGCGAGTGAAAATGACTTACTATGAGGCGGGACACATGATGTATACCCATCAACCTGACTTCGTAAAACTATCCAAAGATATTCGAGCATTCTTAACCAATAATTGA
- a CDS encoding acyltransferase family protein, which translates to MSQLAENVSKRLFSLDVFRGLTMFLLIAEAAGFHEHFTTLTEGTFFSSLAHQLHHHPWNGLRFWDLIQPFFMFIVGVAMPFSLRKRLATQTKGQVTRHIVRRCFLLFSFGVLLHCVYSHVLVWELWNVLVQLAFTILIAYAIMKFPAKIQIAISVGLLVLTEVLYRTYNPEAPYAQGHDSFGAYIDQLVMGQVNDGYWVFVNFIPTAAHTIWGVLCGQLLLSHKSHKDKLRPFLIWGIAILVIGFSMDWLNITPIIKRIATSSFALASGGFAILTLTLFYWAIDVKNNHNKWLKIFSVVGTNAIFIYLFAETVGIQWFRGFGAIWTEGLLTPLGLSEPLIAVINALVVLFIFWYITYFLDQHKVYFKV; encoded by the coding sequence ATGTCACAACTCGCTGAAAATGTTTCTAAACGACTTTTTTCCTTGGATGTCTTTCGTGGGCTTACCATGTTTTTGTTGATCGCCGAAGCAGCCGGTTTTCATGAGCATTTTACGACTCTGACCGAAGGTACCTTTTTTTCGAGCCTCGCACATCAACTACACCATCATCCTTGGAACGGACTCCGTTTTTGGGACCTGATACAACCTTTTTTCATGTTTATTGTAGGCGTGGCCATGCCGTTTTCATTACGAAAACGCTTGGCTACACAGACCAAAGGCCAAGTGACCAGACATATAGTTAGACGGTGTTTCCTTCTCTTCAGCTTTGGGGTTTTGCTTCATTGTGTCTACAGCCATGTGTTGGTTTGGGAACTTTGGAACGTTTTGGTACAGTTGGCCTTTACGATTTTAATCGCCTATGCCATCATGAAGTTTCCTGCGAAAATTCAAATCGCCATATCGGTGGGGTTGTTGGTGCTGACCGAAGTATTATATCGTACCTATAATCCTGAAGCGCCCTACGCGCAGGGTCATGATAGTTTCGGTGCTTATATCGATCAACTGGTCATGGGGCAAGTAAATGACGGCTATTGGGTTTTTGTGAATTTCATTCCTACGGCCGCCCATACCATTTGGGGAGTACTCTGCGGACAGCTTTTGTTGAGCCACAAATCCCATAAAGATAAGTTACGCCCGTTTTTGATATGGGGTATCGCCATTTTGGTTATCGGTTTTTCTATGGATTGGCTAAACATAACCCCAATCATCAAGAGAATAGCCACCTCGTCTTTTGCCTTGGCCTCCGGGGGTTTTGCGATTTTGACCTTGACCTTGTTTTATTGGGCTATTGATGTAAAGAACAATCACAACAAATGGCTGAAGATTTTTTCGGTGGTAGGTACGAATGCCATCTTTATCTACTTGTTTGCAGAAACAGTTGGAATACAATGGTTTCGTGGTTTTGGGGCAATTTGGACCGAAGGATTGTTAACGCCTTTAGGTCTTTCCGAACCCCTAATCGCCGTAATAAATGCCTTGGTCGTACTTTTTATCTTCTGGTATATCACTTATTTCCTAGATCAGCATAAGGTGTACTTTAAAGTGTAG
- a CDS encoding DUF1080 domain-containing protein yields the protein MKSNLLGKVLLIIFTVFGQYGTAQADTAENSEWKSLFNGSDLEGWTTKIHHYEVNDNHGETFRVTDSVIQVRYDRYEGDFDDRFGHLYYDKPYSYFHLSLEYRFVGEPHPGAPAFIIKNSGVMYHSQDPRTILKEQNWPISVEIQFLGGLKKGEERPTGNMCSPGTDVEFEGKIDPRHCISSSSKTYFGDQWVKAELIVRGDSLVTHIINGKTVLEYTKPQVGGAVVEGYDPKMKPDGQLLKQGFIALQSEGQPIDFRNIKIKNLKGCMDPEAKNYGKHFIASDKAACIYD from the coding sequence ATGAAGTCGAATCTCTTAGGAAAAGTGCTCCTTATAATTTTTACTGTCTTCGGCCAATATGGTACTGCTCAGGCGGACACGGCCGAAAATAGTGAATGGAAATCCCTTTTTAATGGTTCCGATTTGGAGGGATGGACCACCAAAATTCATCATTACGAAGTAAACGATAACCATGGCGAGACTTTTCGTGTGACGGACAGTGTCATTCAGGTGCGTTACGACAGGTACGAAGGGGATTTTGATGACCGGTTCGGGCACTTGTACTACGACAAGCCCTATTCCTATTTCCACTTATCACTCGAATATCGCTTCGTTGGCGAGCCCCATCCCGGAGCACCTGCATTTATTATAAAAAATAGCGGTGTTATGTACCACTCCCAAGACCCTAGAACTATCCTAAAGGAACAGAATTGGCCTATTTCCGTAGAAATACAGTTTTTGGGTGGCCTGAAAAAAGGTGAAGAAAGGCCTACTGGCAATATGTGCTCGCCAGGTACCGATGTGGAATTCGAAGGAAAGATAGATCCTAGACACTGCATAAGTTCCTCTTCCAAAACCTATTTCGGGGATCAATGGGTAAAAGCGGAGCTTATCGTAAGAGGTGATTCCCTAGTGACGCATATCATCAACGGAAAAACCGTTTTGGAGTATACAAAGCCTCAAGTAGGTGGGGCAGTGGTTGAAGGATATGACCCCAAAATGAAACCGGATGGGCAACTATTGAAACAAGGCTTCATTGCATTACAAAGTGAAGGCCAGCCCATTGATTTCAGGAATATCAAAATCAAGAACCTTAAAGGGTGCATGGACCCAGAAGCCAAAAATTACGGCAAACATTTTATCGCCTCCGATAAAGCGGCTTGCATCTACGATTAG
- a CDS encoding S41 family peptidase — MNKLLKKKFLIPAFAVVFLIAGSSFKSDFFEIAKQIEIFTTLFKELNMNYVDETNPAELMDTAIKNMLEDLDPYTRFLNEQDVETYRINNAGEYSGIGALVRSFDDKLLIIEPHKGYPADLAGLKAGDEIIQIGDIKVADFDDNASELLKGANNTAIDVMYKRQGKIMNASIKRAGVEIDAVPYYHMVDDKTGYIVLAKFNAKASSQTKAALIDLKGKGAEKIILDLRGNPGGLLSEAINVTNLFIDKGELIVTTKSKVKKFNREYKTKNKAVDTEIPLVVLVDGSSASASEIVSGSLQDLDRAVVMGARSFGKGLVQRPLKLTYGTQLKVTISRYFTPSGRCIQSLDYWNRDEENKAVRNTSFKEFTTRNGRKVQDGGGVLPDVEIAATKANELTVALLNNNVVFDYATNYYYGNEVGSIDAFKFTDADYKAFTDFVSQSSFSYETKTEKVLKQAMTDKEEVIFNDAIENDFKTLLSDIEKSKLNALQKHQNEIQKKLEDEIVKRYFYREGLYEYYLKNDDAILAATELLGSQTTYSEILK; from the coding sequence ATGAATAAATTGCTGAAAAAGAAGTTTTTGATCCCTGCTTTTGCCGTTGTATTTCTTATCGCAGGAAGTAGTTTTAAAAGTGATTTCTTCGAGATTGCCAAGCAAATCGAAATCTTTACCACCTTGTTCAAGGAGCTCAACATGAATTATGTTGATGAGACCAATCCTGCGGAATTGATGGATACCGCCATCAAAAACATGCTAGAGGATTTAGATCCCTACACCCGTTTCCTCAACGAGCAGGACGTAGAGACCTATCGCATTAACAACGCGGGCGAATATTCCGGCATCGGAGCTTTGGTGCGTTCTTTCGATGACAAGCTATTGATCATTGAACCCCACAAAGGATATCCTGCCGACCTCGCAGGCCTTAAGGCCGGAGACGAAATCATTCAAATTGGGGATATCAAAGTTGCCGATTTCGATGATAACGCCAGCGAGTTGCTCAAAGGCGCCAATAACACGGCCATTGACGTCATGTATAAAAGACAAGGCAAAATCATGAACGCTTCGATCAAAAGAGCGGGTGTTGAAATCGATGCTGTGCCTTACTATCATATGGTCGATGACAAAACCGGCTATATCGTGCTTGCCAAATTCAATGCCAAAGCCTCTTCCCAAACCAAAGCGGCGCTAATCGATTTAAAAGGGAAGGGTGCGGAGAAAATCATTTTGGACCTCAGGGGAAATCCCGGCGGACTCCTTTCCGAGGCCATTAATGTGACCAATCTTTTTATCGACAAAGGGGAATTGATCGTAACCACTAAAAGTAAAGTGAAAAAATTCAATAGGGAATATAAGACCAAAAATAAGGCGGTGGATACTGAGATTCCGCTGGTGGTTTTAGTAGACGGCAGCAGTGCGTCGGCCAGTGAAATCGTATCGGGAAGTCTTCAGGATTTAGACCGGGCCGTAGTGATGGGCGCACGTAGTTTCGGAAAGGGCTTGGTGCAGCGACCCCTAAAATTAACGTATGGCACACAGCTAAAAGTTACGATTTCGCGCTATTTTACTCCCTCTGGAAGATGTATTCAATCATTGGATTATTGGAACCGCGACGAGGAGAACAAAGCGGTAAGAAACACCTCGTTCAAGGAGTTTACAACACGAAACGGTCGCAAGGTACAGGACGGTGGCGGAGTTTTGCCGGACGTAGAGATTGCGGCAACAAAAGCCAATGAATTAACCGTCGCCTTGTTGAACAACAACGTAGTCTTCGACTATGCCACCAACTACTACTACGGAAATGAAGTGGGGAGCATCGATGCATTCAAATTTACCGATGCCGATTATAAAGCCTTTACCGATTTTGTATCACAGAGTAGTTTCTCATACGAAACAAAGACCGAAAAAGTGCTGAAGCAGGCTATGACCGATAAAGAGGAGGTTATCTTTAATGATGCTATCGAAAATGATTTTAAAACCCTCTTATCGGATATCGAAAAGAGCAAGCTGAACGCTTTGCAAAAACACCAGAACGAGATTCAGAAAAAATTGGAAGACGAAATCGTTAAGCGTTATTTTTATAGGGAAGGCCTGTATGAGTACTACCTGAAAAACGATGATGCCATTCTGGCGGCCACTGAACTTTTGGGGAGTCAGACCACCTATTCCGAGATTTTGAAATAA
- the rnpA gene encoding ribonuclease P protein component, translated as MHPSSGNRFPKKEKLKSKKLIDRLFAEGKSVSSFPIKLIYLQTELPFEVPIQAGVTVPKKNFKSAVKRNRIKRLLRESYRLNKQLVFNNSKGTFAFLFLYLGKEMPNYVMVDKHLQAVLHKFQKKINHE; from the coding sequence ATGCATCCTTCTTCTGGAAATCGCTTCCCTAAAAAAGAAAAACTAAAAAGCAAAAAGCTGATCGATCGGCTTTTTGCCGAAGGAAAGTCCGTTTCTAGTTTTCCGATCAAGCTTATATACCTCCAAACCGAACTTCCTTTTGAAGTCCCGATCCAAGCCGGGGTTACCGTACCCAAAAAGAATTTTAAAAGCGCTGTAAAGCGCAACCGTATTAAACGCTTGCTGAGGGAAAGTTACCGCTTAAACAAACAGCTTGTTTTTAACAATAGCAAGGGTACTTTTGCGTTTCTATTTTTATACCTTGGGAAAGAAATGCCCAATTACGTAATGGTAGATAAACATTTGCAGGCTGTTCTCCATAAATTCCAAAAGAAAATAAATCATGAATAA
- a CDS encoding M1 family metallopeptidase has product MRYFLKTTLLAVIMTAGAVAQNTSYWQQHVDYTMEVDMDVETFQYTGTQKLVYTNNSPDQLSRVYYHLYFNAFQPGSEMNARLESIADPDGRMVTEEKNSRITPLTDSEIGYLHATALKQDGADVSFNEEGTVLVVDLAKPIPPGGKTTFAMEFKGQVPVQIRRAGRNNKDGVALSMSQWYPKLAEYDFEGWHADPYIAREFHGVWGDFDVKLTIDKEYTVGGTGYLQNPQEIGHGYEEASTKIKKKKGKTLTWHFKAPMVHDFMWAADPEYIHDTLKMENGTVLHFFYKDDPKYKDTWTKVQPLTEKAMLFFNKNIGEYPYKQYSVIQGGDGGMEYAMATLITGGDKPGSVIGTMIHELAHSWFQHVLATNEAKHEWMDEGFTSFISALCSNEIREQNKENPFENSYKGYYYLVSTGKEQPQTTHADRYDSNTPYGISAYSKGAIFLSQLGYVIGQDKLMETIRKYYEDFKFKHPVPNDIKRTAEKVSGMELDWYLTDWTQTTNTIDYGIKEVAGEADKTTISLERNGLMPMPIDVLVVYNDGSQETFYAPLRMMRGEKENPYPAIERTVLDDWPWAFPSYTFSVNRPLQDIKAIVIDPSQLMADVNPENNTWQPEAMPKD; this is encoded by the coding sequence ATGCGGTATTTCTTAAAGACAACACTATTGGCCGTTATTATGACGGCAGGCGCCGTGGCGCAAAACACTTCTTATTGGCAGCAACATGTCGATTACACCATGGAAGTGGATATGGATGTGGAAACGTTTCAATATACAGGGACCCAAAAATTGGTCTATACCAATAACTCTCCCGATCAACTAAGCCGGGTGTATTACCATCTCTATTTCAATGCATTTCAACCGGGTAGTGAAATGAATGCCCGATTGGAAAGTATTGCCGATCCCGATGGGCGTATGGTCACCGAAGAAAAAAACAGCCGCATCACTCCCTTAACGGATAGTGAAATCGGGTACTTGCACGCCACCGCTCTAAAGCAGGACGGAGCTGATGTTTCGTTCAACGAGGAAGGCACCGTTTTGGTCGTCGATTTGGCTAAACCCATACCTCCTGGGGGCAAAACGACCTTCGCTATGGAGTTCAAGGGACAGGTTCCCGTGCAGATTCGTCGTGCCGGAAGAAACAATAAGGATGGTGTGGCACTTTCCATGAGTCAATGGTATCCCAAATTGGCGGAGTACGACTTTGAAGGATGGCATGCAGACCCCTACATTGCCAGGGAATTTCATGGGGTTTGGGGTGATTTTGACGTAAAACTTACGATTGATAAAGAGTACACCGTGGGCGGTACGGGCTACCTTCAAAACCCACAGGAAATTGGTCATGGGTATGAGGAAGCCAGCACCAAGATCAAGAAAAAAAAAGGAAAAACACTTACCTGGCATTTTAAAGCTCCTATGGTACACGATTTTATGTGGGCCGCCGATCCGGAATACATTCATGACACCCTTAAAATGGAAAATGGTACTGTGCTTCACTTTTTCTACAAGGACGATCCAAAATACAAGGATACTTGGACAAAGGTGCAGCCCTTGACCGAAAAGGCCATGCTGTTCTTCAACAAGAACATCGGGGAATACCCTTATAAGCAATACTCCGTTATACAGGGGGGCGACGGCGGTATGGAGTATGCCATGGCTACCCTTATCACTGGTGGTGATAAGCCAGGTAGTGTCATCGGAACCATGATTCATGAACTCGCGCATTCTTGGTTTCAGCACGTGCTGGCCACCAACGAGGCCAAACACGAATGGATGGACGAAGGTTTTACCTCTTTTATATCGGCCCTTTGCAGTAATGAGATTCGCGAACAGAACAAGGAGAATCCCTTTGAGAATTCCTATAAAGGATACTATTATTTGGTTTCGACCGGAAAAGAACAGCCGCAGACTACCCATGCCGATCGCTATGATTCCAACACGCCTTACGGCATTTCCGCGTACAGTAAAGGGGCTATTTTCCTGTCGCAGTTGGGCTATGTCATCGGTCAGGATAAGTTGATGGAAACCATTCGCAAATATTACGAAGATTTCAAGTTCAAGCACCCAGTGCCCAATGACATCAAGCGTACGGCCGAAAAAGTTTCCGGAATGGAATTGGATTGGTACTTGACGGATTGGACCCAAACAACCAATACCATCGATTATGGTATCAAGGAAGTAGCGGGCGAAGCGGATAAAACCACCATAAGCTTGGAGCGAAACGGGTTAATGCCCATGCCCATAGATGTTTTAGTGGTTTACAATGATGGCAGCCAAGAGACTTTTTACGCTCCCCTTCGTATGATGCGCGGTGAGAAAGAGAATCCGTATCCGGCCATAGAGCGAACCGTGCTCGACGATTGGCCCTGGGCTTTTCCGTCCTATACCTTTTCCGTAAACAGGCCCTTACAGGATATCAAAGCCATTGTGATAGACCCATCACAATTAATGGCCGATGTAAATCCGGAGAACAATACATGGCAGCCGGAAGCTATGCCAAAGGATTAA
- a CDS encoding S8 family peptidase, which yields MIRFFSKTIYTFFIMLALVGCGATNLVLTPVENIDDTPLKLSELTDAEKQNWGHLDLVADTIPGMSVDKAYEDILNNKKGKTVIVAVIDSGMDLKHEDLNDVLWTNSKEKPGDGKDNDGNGYVDDIHGYNFLGDSYNEQLEATRIVKLKLGDAATQAKAKAKVEAEYAKAVSEKQRLEQIAQTVKNADAAVKKELGKDTYTKEDLAGIKPKNEAMQQHVGVLTQMFNYADSISELMEQLEGGITYYADQANYNYNVDFDGRSVVGDDPYDINDTNYGNGNPQSVAEGEDHGTHVAGIIAAERNNGLGANGVANNVELMSIRAVPNGDEYDKDIALGIRYAVDNGAKIINASFGKSFSPNAEWVYDAIKYAAEKDVLFIHAAGNDGANLDDPSNPNFPNDQVNNGAEISDNVITVGALGPKYGAEMVAQFSNYGDINVDVFAPGGQIYSTMPDNEYDYNSGTSMAAPAVSGVAALIRSQYPKLTASQVKRIIMESGLAPKAKVILGGDTTKTAPLAEISTSGKMVNAYNALIMAEAVSRGQIQL from the coding sequence ATGATACGATTTTTTTCAAAGACGATTTATACCTTTTTTATTATGCTCGCCCTGGTAGGATGTGGAGCGACAAACTTAGTACTTACCCCAGTCGAAAATATTGACGACACCCCTCTAAAGTTATCCGAACTCACTGATGCCGAAAAACAAAATTGGGGCCATTTGGATTTGGTCGCCGATACCATTCCCGGAATGAGCGTAGATAAGGCGTACGAGGATATTCTAAATAACAAGAAGGGTAAAACGGTGATCGTCGCAGTAATCGATTCCGGTATGGACTTGAAACACGAAGATTTAAACGACGTACTTTGGACGAATTCCAAAGAAAAGCCGGGCGATGGAAAAGACAATGATGGCAATGGCTATGTTGATGATATACACGGGTACAATTTTTTAGGCGATTCATATAACGAACAATTGGAGGCCACCCGTATCGTAAAACTTAAACTTGGTGACGCCGCCACACAGGCCAAGGCCAAAGCCAAGGTTGAGGCGGAATACGCCAAGGCCGTATCCGAAAAGCAACGTTTGGAACAAATTGCACAGACGGTAAAGAATGCCGACGCTGCCGTGAAAAAAGAGCTTGGCAAGGATACGTATACCAAAGAGGATTTGGCAGGAATTAAGCCCAAAAACGAAGCGATGCAACAGCATGTTGGGGTTTTAACGCAAATGTTCAATTATGCCGATAGTATTTCGGAATTGATGGAACAGTTGGAAGGCGGTATTACCTATTATGCTGATCAAGCCAATTATAACTATAATGTTGATTTTGACGGTCGATCGGTCGTGGGGGACGACCCTTATGATATCAATGATACCAACTATGGCAACGGAAACCCACAAAGCGTTGCTGAAGGGGAGGATCATGGTACACACGTTGCCGGAATCATCGCGGCGGAACGGAATAATGGACTTGGTGCAAACGGGGTCGCGAACAATGTTGAACTCATGAGTATTCGGGCCGTACCCAATGGAGATGAATACGATAAGGATATCGCATTGGGAATACGTTACGCTGTCGACAATGGGGCCAAAATCATCAACGCCAGTTTTGGAAAATCGTTTTCCCCGAATGCCGAATGGGTATACGATGCCATTAAATATGCCGCTGAAAAGGATGTTCTTTTTATACACGCGGCCGGGAACGACGGTGCCAATCTCGATGACCCAAGCAATCCGAATTTCCCGAACGATCAAGTAAACAACGGTGCCGAGATAAGTGACAATGTCATTACGGTCGGAGCTTTAGGACCCAAATATGGTGCTGAAATGGTCGCTCAATTTTCGAACTATGGTGATATCAATGTGGATGTCTTTGCGCCAGGCGGACAAATTTACTCTACTATGCCCGACAACGAATACGACTACAACAGTGGTACTTCAATGGCCGCCCCCGCAGTGTCGGGTGTAGCAGCCCTTATTCGCTCACAGTATCCTAAGTTGACCGCCTCACAAGTAAAACGAATCATTATGGAATCGGGCCTAGCCCCGAAAGCAAAGGTAATTTTAGGCGGGGATACGACGAAAACCGCCCCATTGGCGGAAATCTCTACATCAGGGAAAATGGTCAACGCCTACAATGCGTTGATCATGGCAGAAGCCGTTTCAAGAGGACAAATACAATTATAA
- a CDS encoding MBL fold metallo-hydrolase, producing the protein MTLYPIETGNFKLDGGAMFGVVPKSIWQKTNPADSKNMIDIAARSLLIEEGNRLTLIDTGLGTKQSDKFFSYYYQWGDFSLDGSLAKYGFHRDDITDVFMTHLHFDHCGGSIQRNKDGSGYEPAFKNATFWTNQNHWQWATNPNVREKASFLKENLFPMQESGQLRFVSRGENAFQKQSELGFGILFVDGHTEKQMVPHISYKGKTLVFVADLIPTVGHIPVPYVMGYDTRPLLTLSEKETFLNRAVKTDCYLFFEHDAHNQLCTLKQTEKGVRLDKIQTFEELFG; encoded by the coding sequence ATGACCCTCTACCCCATAGAAACGGGAAATTTTAAGCTTGATGGTGGTGCCATGTTCGGTGTGGTACCCAAGTCCATTTGGCAAAAGACCAATCCCGCCGATTCCAAAAACATGATCGATATTGCCGCTCGCAGCCTTCTGATCGAAGAGGGAAATCGCCTTACGTTGATCGATACGGGACTGGGTACCAAACAATCGGACAAATTCTTTTCCTATTACTATCAGTGGGGCGATTTTTCGTTAGACGGTTCATTGGCTAAATACGGTTTTCATCGAGACGATATTACCGATGTTTTTATGACACATTTGCACTTCGACCATTGTGGGGGCAGCATTCAGAGGAACAAAGATGGCTCAGGCTACGAACCTGCTTTCAAAAATGCGACCTTTTGGACTAACCAAAACCATTGGCAATGGGCGACCAATCCCAATGTGCGCGAAAAAGCATCCTTTTTAAAAGAAAACCTATTCCCTATGCAGGAAAGTGGGCAATTGCGATTCGTGTCCAGAGGTGAAAATGCATTTCAAAAGCAGTCCGAGTTGGGGTTTGGCATTCTTTTTGTCGATGGACATACCGAAAAGCAAATGGTGCCACACATCTCATATAAAGGAAAGACTTTGGTGTTCGTTGCCGACTTGATACCTACCGTAGGGCACATACCCGTACCTTATGTAATGGGTTATGATACCCGTCCACTATTGACTTTAAGTGAAAAGGAGACCTTTTTGAATAGGGCGGTGAAAACGGACTGTTATCTCTTTTTTGAACATGATGCCCACAATCAACTCTGCACCTTAAAACAAACTGAAAAAGGGGTGCGCCTTGACAAGATACAGACGTTCGAGGAGCTATTCGGCTAA